A window of the Procambarus clarkii isolate CNS0578487 chromosome 79, FALCON_Pclarkii_2.0, whole genome shotgun sequence genome harbors these coding sequences:
- the LOC138357694 gene encoding uncharacterized protein — translation MGGVSQKTPAGKIEVLEGPVQFLGPVHICRVVILRGGSAPNKMLLRSLIDDACCRGHKAAPAGEENTSDEREEETQPKGVHPTHPTPPREGGDGAQDLPPLFTDEESSQFYSDEDGGVG, via the exons atgggaggtgtctctcaaaaaacacctgcggggaagattgaagtccttgaaggacctg tgcagttcttgggacccgtccacatttgtagagtagtaattctacgtggggggtctgccccaaacaagatgctgttacgtagtctaattgacgatgcctgctgtagaggacacaaggccgctcctgcaggggaagag aacacttccgatgagagagaggaggaaactcagccaaaaggtgtccacccaactcaccccacccccccaagagaggggggggatggggctcaagaccttcccccactcttcactgatgaggaatcgtcacaattctactcagacgaggatgggggtgtgggatag